One stretch of Amycolatopsis sp. NBC_00345 DNA includes these proteins:
- the ruvX gene encoding Holliday junction resolvase RuvX — MPSRPQRGPDRPDASGPGRGRRLGVDVGSVRVGVALSDPAPILASPLVTLSRDAKDDSDLDRLAELVTEHEVVEVIVGLPRTLANRQGPAALIAVEYADKLAARLGDVPVRLGDERLTTVTASRMLSQRGVKGRKQRAVVDQAAAVEILQAWLDAAAAQRARKGES, encoded by the coding sequence TTGCCCAGTAGACCCCAGCGGGGCCCGGATCGGCCGGATGCGTCCGGTCCGGGCCGGGGCAGGCGGCTCGGGGTCGATGTCGGCTCTGTCCGGGTCGGGGTGGCCCTCAGCGATCCCGCCCCCATTCTCGCGAGCCCGCTCGTTACCCTCTCCCGTGATGCGAAGGACGACAGCGATCTGGACCGGCTTGCCGAACTCGTCACCGAACACGAGGTGGTCGAGGTGATCGTGGGCCTCCCGAGGACACTGGCGAACCGGCAGGGACCGGCCGCGCTCATCGCCGTGGAGTACGCGGACAAGCTGGCGGCGCGGCTCGGCGACGTGCCGGTGCGCCTCGGCGACGAGCGGTTGACGACGGTCACCGCGTCCCGGATGCTCTCCCAGCGGGGGGTCAAGGGACGGAAGCAGCGGGCGGTGGTCGACCAGGCCGCCGCCGTCGAGATCCTGCAGGCCTGGCTCGACGCCGCCGCCGCGCAGCGCGCCCGGAAAGGCGAGTCATGA